The Brachionichthys hirsutus isolate HB-005 chromosome 11, CSIRO-AGI_Bhir_v1, whole genome shotgun sequence genome includes a window with the following:
- the LOC137901737 gene encoding octapeptide-repeat protein T2-like, which produces MRHKSDRFSEFEHTSGAEANRRHENTSGAEANRRHENSCGAEANRRHEKSCGAEANRRHENSCGAEANRRHENTSGAEANRRHENSCGAEANRRHEKSCGAEANRRHENSCGAEANRRHKNSCGAEANRRHENTSGAEANRRHENTSGAEANRRHEKSCGAEAN; this is translated from the coding sequence ATGCGTCACAAGTCAGACAGATTTTCtgagttcgaacacacgagtggagccgaggcgaaccgaagacacgagaacacgagtggagccgaggcgaaccgaagacacgagaACTcgtgtggagccgaggcgaaccgaagacacgagaAATcgtgtggagccgaggcgaaccgaagacacgagaACTcgtgtggagccgaggcgaaccgaagacacgagaacacgagtggagccgaggcgaaccgaagacacgagaACTcgtgtggagccgaggcgaaccgaagacacgagaAATcgtgtggagccgaggcgaaccgaagacacgagaACTcgtgtggagccgaggcgaaccgaagacacaaGAACTcgtgtggagccgaggcgaaccgaagacacgagaacacgagtggagccgaggcgaaccgaagacacgagaacacgagtggagccgaggcgaaccgaagacacgagaAATcgtgtggagccgaggcgaactgA